The segment GTTGAGCTCGCCCTTGAGCGAGCCGTCGAGCATGGCCAGGCCCGCGCCCTCCTGCTCGCGAGCCGACTCGACTGTGAGGGATCCTTCGTTGAGGTCCGGCCGGGCCAGCTCTGGATGTTCTCCCAGGAGCGCCCGCTGGTCCTTCTCGGACGCATCGTCCAGCACCATCGCAGAGGCTATATACATGTCTGCACGGGAGGCGAACGGCCGCAACGTGGCCACCGCCGCCATGATCCATGGCGCGTGCTCGTAGATGTCGCCGAAGAAGTGGACAAAGTCCTCCTCGGCCAGCGTGTTGATCTCATCGACCGACAGTGACACAGGATGCTCGGAGTCTGTGTCGGCCAGCAGGGTTTCAGGCACGGACAACCTCCCCTTGCAGCAGGCCGGAAGGTTCTGCGGTCGCGTGGTAGACCCGCTTCTCATTGCTGCGGCCAAACCGCGTCATGTCATACTCAACGTGGTGTTGGTTGGGCAGCGAGATGTGGATTTTTGAAATCACGTCGTACTTCTTGAGGACGGCTCGTCCCATGAGATAGATGTCATTTTGCGCCCCCGGGCTGTAGTGATCACCAAACGTGTGAAGTAGCTGCTCACGCACGCCCGTCCACGTCGCGTCGAAGTCAACCTCCGAGCTCTGGGAGTAAGTCCACTCCGCGGTTGCTGTGGTTGCCAGGATCCTGTCGCTTGTTTCTGCCAAAGTCGTCAGATCGTTTTTCAGGTAGTTCTCCCACCCCGACTGGGTTGTCTTGAGCACCTGCAGGTCGGTGATGCCGGCGTTGATCTGAAACGTCTCTCCATCCCCTGAAACGGAGGCAGTCCGCAGGCCAGCGGCCCTCACGAAGGCGTGGTCGTGTCCATCGGTTCCCTCAG is part of the Saxibacter everestensis genome and harbors:
- the pucL gene encoding factor-independent urate hydroxylase, with protein sequence MAIFETAEAPQPDARPDEARSFDMGHMDYGKSDVRLVRVHRDGSRHRISDVRVDVLLEGRIRQGYLYGDNTDWMSTDTIRNSVYYIADQGFESSIEEFGKDLVRHYCATGPLTDRATVSITEKLWDRIPEGTDGHDHAFVRAAGLRTASVSGDGETFQINAGITDLQVLKTTQSGWENYLKNDLTTLAETSDRILATTATAEWTYSQSSEVDFDATWTGVREQLLHTFGDHYSPGAQNDIYLMGRAVLKKYDVISKIHISLPNQHHVEYDMTRFGRSNEKRVYHATAEPSGLLQGEVVRA